The Populus trichocarpa isolate Nisqually-1 chromosome 11, P.trichocarpa_v4.1, whole genome shotgun sequence genome has a segment encoding these proteins:
- the LOC7489095 gene encoding CASP-like protein 1B1: MGLQNEEKLELGCTGLQPKPKKWVLLMVRVVAFLATAAATLVMALNKETKTLVVATVGNTPIKVTLTAKFQHTPAFVFFVIANGMASFHNLLMIMVELCGQKLDYKGMRLAMVAILDMMTVALVSGGASAATFMAELGKNGNSHARWDKICDKFETFCDHGGAALIASSAGLILMMIISVMSIMKLLIKPKSDSS, translated from the exons ATGGGCTTGCAAAATGAAGAAAAGCTTGAGCTTGGATGCACTGGCTTACAGCCAAAGCCAAAGAAATGGGTTCTCTTGATGGTAAGGGTGGTTGCATTCTTGGCCACAGCAGCTGCAACACTTGTGATGGCGCTCAACAAAGAAACCAAAACTCTTGTTGTTGCCACTGTTGGGAATACTCCAATAAAAGTCACCCTCACTGCCAAGTTTCAACACACCCCAGCATTCGT GTTCTTTGTTATAGCTAATGGAATGGCTAGTTTCCATAACTTGTTGATGATTATGGTGGAGCTTTGTGGTCAGAAGCTTGATTACAAAGGAATGCGCCTTGCCATGGTTGCCATTTTAGATATG ATGACAGTGGCTCTGGTATCAGGAGGGGCTAGTGCTGCGACTTTCATGGCTGAGCTAGGCAAGAACGGAAATTCTCATGCAAGGTGGGACAAGATTTGTGACAAATTTGAGACTTTTTGTGATCATGGTGGTGCTGCACTCATTGCTTCCTCTGCCGGCCTTATTCTCATGATGATTATTAGTGTCATGTCGATCATGAAGCTTCTAATCAAACCAAAATCTGACAGCAGCTAG